In Chitinispirillum alkaliphilum, the following are encoded in one genomic region:
- a CDS encoding Zinc ABC transporter, periplasmic-binding protein ZnuA — protein sequence MRKQTIKTAVLLLCLVVSAAFATVRVTTTTTDLASLVEMIGGDLVDVTSLSRPLQDAHYLDATPGMIMRISRSDLFVENGFELEVGWVPEVLRETRNRRVRPGGEGYVNASEGIQAIQIPSSASRAQGDVHPSGNPHYTLEPVRAQQAARNIANGLIRVDGANRETYQNNLESFIEQSNEVVEKWVEKFKPYEGTAVLIYHKHFDYLLKKLGLNIADAIEPLPGLAPSAGHVARLLSTYDSESVRVVIMEPWHDQRVGRQVAQGIGVDLVVGCPTVGSCDGADCILTLFETNARKIYEAITGGN from the coding sequence ATGAGAAAACAAACCATAAAAACAGCAGTATTACTGCTTTGTCTTGTTGTATCAGCTGCGTTTGCAACAGTACGGGTGACTACCACCACAACAGATCTGGCTTCACTTGTGGAGATGATTGGGGGAGACCTTGTTGATGTAACCTCCCTTTCACGCCCACTGCAGGATGCGCACTATCTCGATGCGACACCCGGAATGATCATGCGGATTTCAAGAAGCGACCTTTTTGTTGAAAACGGTTTTGAGCTTGAAGTGGGCTGGGTTCCGGAAGTCCTGCGGGAAACCCGTAACCGCAGAGTACGACCCGGCGGTGAAGGTTATGTCAATGCTTCTGAAGGGATTCAGGCAATACAGATTCCCTCCAGCGCAAGCCGCGCACAGGGTGATGTTCACCCATCAGGAAACCCTCACTACACCCTTGAACCGGTAAGAGCTCAGCAGGCTGCACGTAACATTGCAAACGGGCTCATTCGTGTGGACGGAGCCAACAGGGAGACCTACCAGAATAATCTTGAAAGCTTCATAGAGCAGAGCAACGAGGTTGTGGAAAAATGGGTTGAGAAGTTTAAGCCCTATGAGGGAACAGCTGTTCTTATCTACCACAAACATTTCGATTACCTGCTCAAAAAACTTGGTCTAAACATAGCAGATGCAATAGAGCCGCTTCCCGGTCTCGCACCTTCTGCAGGACACGTTGCCAGACTTCTCTCAACCTATGATTCAGAAAGTGTACGGGTTGTTATAATGGAACCCTGGCACGATCAGCGCGTGGGCAGACAGGTCGCGCAGGGAATCGGAGTTGACCTTGTGGTTGGCTGTCCGACAGTAGGTTCATGTGATGGTGCAGATTGTATATTAACTCTCTTTGAGACCAATGCAAGAAAAATATACGAAGCAATCACAGGGGGAAATTGA